One genomic window of Candidatus Binatia bacterium includes the following:
- a CDS encoding ATP-binding protein gives MEASSVADEEPLERDFETARSRLERHTLMASVATRFISVPTDQISAAVEDAMSAIGRFAGVDRVALALFDDKYERWSIDHDWHSPGLWPLKGLVEHVAPFRWGLPQVIAGSPVEVLRPDYLPRLANNEALLLRGLGLGATLLIPVYRRGKVIGFAAVSTTRFRSTPWPRAVHELLELPAKMMVHALDRSVTEQRLRESQARWQSLCESNVVGVFTMGRSDGHIMESNEAGLALLGRSRSDLAAGGVLWSDVSPGQDDDSKMLAILDRTGRVLPWERHLVQPDGTDVPVLCSLASLAPQSDQVLAVAIDLRSRRRIAEELRRRDEIDRLHAELSRRLLSLTGESVETAVREALAIVANQFGFDGVVVFDVDPDAEMATRRAWWSRPEVRRVEPETSIALAGRAWWRERLRAGRTSFIGDVESLPENARGEREAMERFHLRAAISVPLLPGGVLRGMVLFYSARRMEVADDLLATLRVFGDIIANALERLRVDREIQDAVATLERRVEMRRRQLEASNAELEAFAYSVSHDLRAPLRTIDGMSQVMREDFASELGDDGVLLLRRIQSATQRMSHLIDGLLQLSRVVRTEMEWQEVSISDLAEGLVDELKRRHGGRDVQVRIAPDLVMTGHPRLLRIAFEQLLDNAFKFTGLRSDALIELDGRNDQNTITFFVRDNGVGFDPEFAEKLFGAFQRLHGAAEFEGHGIGLATVERVMRMHGGSAHARGTPDRGATIELTFPRVAASP, from the coding sequence GTGGAAGCGTCATCCGTCGCGGACGAGGAGCCTCTCGAAAGGGATTTCGAGACGGCCCGCTCCCGCCTCGAGCGCCATACGCTGATGGCGTCGGTTGCGACGCGCTTCATTTCGGTTCCCACCGACCAGATCTCCGCTGCCGTCGAGGACGCGATGTCGGCCATCGGCCGTTTCGCCGGCGTCGACCGCGTCGCGCTGGCGCTGTTCGACGACAAGTACGAGCGATGGTCGATCGACCACGACTGGCACTCGCCCGGGCTGTGGCCGCTCAAAGGCCTCGTCGAGCACGTCGCCCCGTTTCGCTGGGGCCTGCCGCAGGTGATCGCCGGATCTCCAGTCGAAGTTCTCCGGCCCGACTACCTGCCGCGCCTTGCCAACAACGAAGCGCTGCTGCTTCGCGGTCTCGGCCTCGGCGCGACGCTGCTCATCCCCGTCTACCGGCGCGGCAAGGTGATCGGCTTCGCCGCCGTCTCGACGACGCGCTTCCGTTCGACTCCATGGCCGCGAGCGGTGCACGAGCTGCTCGAGCTGCCCGCAAAAATGATGGTGCACGCGCTCGACCGCAGCGTCACCGAACAGAGACTGCGCGAGAGCCAGGCGCGCTGGCAGAGCCTTTGCGAAAGCAACGTCGTCGGCGTCTTCACGATGGGCCGCAGCGACGGCCACATCATGGAAAGCAACGAAGCCGGACTCGCGCTGCTCGGCCGCAGTCGCAGCGACCTCGCCGCGGGCGGAGTCCTGTGGAGCGACGTCTCTCCCGGCCAGGACGACGACTCGAAAATGCTGGCAATCCTCGATCGCACGGGCCGCGTGCTGCCGTGGGAGAGGCACCTCGTGCAGCCCGACGGCACCGATGTTCCGGTGCTCTGCTCGCTCGCTTCGCTTGCGCCGCAGTCCGACCAGGTGCTCGCGGTCGCGATCGACCTGCGCTCGCGCCGGCGCATCGCCGAAGAGCTGCGTCGCCGTGACGAAATCGACCGCTTGCACGCCGAGCTGTCGCGCCGACTGCTCAGCCTGACCGGAGAGAGCGTCGAGACTGCCGTGCGCGAAGCGCTGGCCATCGTCGCCAACCAGTTCGGTTTCGACGGGGTCGTGGTCTTCGACGTGGACCCCGATGCCGAGATGGCAACCAGGCGCGCGTGGTGGTCGCGTCCCGAGGTGCGGCGCGTCGAGCCGGAGACGAGCATCGCGCTGGCCGGTCGCGCGTGGTGGCGCGAGCGGCTGCGAGCCGGACGCACCAGCTTCATCGGCGACGTCGAATCGCTTCCGGAAAACGCGCGTGGCGAGCGCGAAGCGATGGAACGCTTCCACCTGCGCGCAGCCATCAGCGTCCCGCTGCTTCCCGGCGGCGTGCTGCGCGGCATGGTGCTGTTCTACTCGGCGCGGCGCATGGAAGTCGCCGACGACCTGCTGGCCACGCTGCGCGTCTTCGGCGACATCATCGCCAACGCGCTCGAGCGCCTGCGCGTCGATCGCGAGATCCAGGATGCCGTCGCCACGCTCGAGCGCCGCGTCGAGATGCGCCGCCGCCAGCTCGAGGCCAGCAACGCCGAGCTGGAAGCCTTTGCGTATTCGGTCTCGCACGACCTTCGCGCGCCGCTGAGGACGATCGACGGCATGTCGCAGGTGATGCGCGAGGATTTCGCAAGCGAGCTCGGCGACGACGGCGTGCTCCTGTTGCGTCGCATCCAGAGCGCCACCCAGCGCATGAGCCACCTGATCGACGGCCTGCTCCAGCTTTCCCGCGTCGTACGCACCGAAATGGAATGGCAGGAGGTCAGCATCAGCGACCTCGCCGAAGGCCTCGTCGACGAATTGAAGCGCCGCCACGGCGGCCGCGACGTGCAGGTGCGCATTGCCCCGGACCTCGTGATGACCGGCCACCCGCGCCTGCTGCGCATCGCGTTCGAGCAGCTCCTCGACAACGCGTTCAAGTTCACCGGGCTGCGCAGCGACGCGCTGATCGAGTTGGACGGGCGCAACGACCAGAACACCATCACGTTCTTCGTGCGCGACAACGGCGTCGGTTTCGATCCCGAGTTTGCCGAAAAGCTGTTCGGGGCTTTCCAGCGCCTGCACGGGGCGGCCGAGTTCGAAGGCCACGGCATCGGGCTTGCCACCGTCGAGCGCGTCATGCGCATGCACGGCGGTAGCGCGCACGCGCGGGGAACGCCCGACCGCGGCGCCACCATCGAGTTGACGTTTCCGCGCGTCGCCGCGAGCCCCTGA
- a CDS encoding ATP-binding protein, which translates to MAGADITLAARSSLDGDVYEAMHARVEAVLASTAGDDEALERHIRFEELTSELATEFIGLSGEELESALGRALERIATVAGAERATLVRVEPESERLAVTHDWTCGAPAHLLRSLHGQRGMRWSLAQLREGKLLYYHARDDLPPEATQERTGWELFGLQSILAVPVRSTDAELLGFAVFATTTRRATWQTHELPLFDLVGEMLRSTFEQQKLRTDLDFSELRLNRLLESGAIGIISADDEGRIWEANDVALAVTGFSRDDMQAGRLRWDQLTPAEYQPQTMAALEQIERSGRSDPWEQDIYRPDGTRVSILACVARIAEARASLLIYAVDITDDKRAQRELALRNRLARLITLFSTRLIAVAPSRIGETIDEALRETAGVLGIDRCSVWIDHETVRDKAFCTHAWDRERPIPDPLQIPPLDRSQFPSWQQDFGQGRAMVVRDVTAAFPAGARERRFLEAHGVRSGVAVPLVGSGSSIGFATFGTARVTDWAETTVALLSVIGEIFAAAIIRGRAEERQRRVHAELESRIVERTLQLESANRELEAFSYAVSHDLRAPLRGVDGFSRILVEDHAQGLPEDARNVLHRIRATSQRMGELIDALLKLSRIARLEPQFERTDLSAIARELAAALAAAEPERCVEFEIEDGLVVEGEPRLLRALLDNLMRNAWKFTSMRPRACIDVGSELVDGIRTYFVRDDGVGFDPSQAERIFTPFQRLQNSREFDGHGVGLATVKRIVGLHGGSVWGIGENGNGATIRFTLSGRA; encoded by the coding sequence ATGGCGGGCGCCGATATCACGCTTGCGGCCCGTTCCTCCCTCGACGGAGACGTCTACGAGGCCATGCACGCGCGCGTCGAGGCGGTGCTGGCGAGCACGGCCGGCGACGACGAAGCGCTCGAGCGGCACATCCGCTTCGAGGAGCTGACGTCCGAGCTGGCGACCGAGTTCATCGGACTTTCCGGCGAAGAGCTGGAGTCGGCGCTCGGACGTGCGCTCGAAAGAATCGCCACCGTTGCCGGCGCCGAGCGGGCAACGCTCGTGCGCGTGGAGCCCGAATCGGAGCGCCTGGCCGTCACGCACGACTGGACCTGCGGCGCTCCGGCGCACCTTCTTCGCTCGTTGCACGGCCAGCGCGGGATGCGCTGGTCGCTTGCCCAGCTACGCGAAGGGAAACTGCTCTACTACCACGCCAGGGACGACCTGCCGCCGGAAGCGACGCAGGAGCGCACCGGGTGGGAGCTGTTCGGACTCCAGTCGATCCTTGCCGTCCCGGTGCGCAGCACCGACGCCGAGCTGCTCGGGTTTGCCGTGTTCGCGACGACGACGCGGCGCGCGACCTGGCAGACGCACGAGCTTCCGCTGTTCGACCTCGTCGGCGAAATGCTGCGCAGCACGTTCGAGCAGCAGAAGCTTCGCACCGACCTCGACTTCAGCGAGCTCAGGCTGAACAGGCTCCTCGAGTCGGGGGCGATCGGCATCATTTCGGCCGATGACGAGGGACGCATCTGGGAGGCGAACGACGTCGCGCTGGCGGTGACCGGGTTTTCGCGCGACGACATGCAGGCGGGGCGCCTGCGCTGGGACCAGCTCACTCCCGCCGAATACCAGCCCCAGACGATGGCCGCGCTCGAGCAGATCGAGCGCTCGGGCCGCAGCGACCCGTGGGAGCAGGACATTTACCGGCCCGACGGCACCCGCGTGTCCATTCTCGCGTGCGTCGCCCGCATCGCCGAAGCGCGCGCCAGCCTGCTGATCTACGCGGTCGACATCACCGACGACAAGCGGGCACAGCGCGAGCTGGCGCTGCGCAACCGACTGGCACGCCTGATCACGCTGTTCTCGACGCGGCTCATCGCCGTCGCGCCGTCGCGCATCGGCGAGACCATCGATGAGGCACTGAGGGAAACGGCCGGGGTTCTCGGCATCGACCGTTGCAGCGTGTGGATCGACCACGAAACCGTGCGCGACAAGGCCTTCTGCACCCACGCGTGGGATCGCGAGAGGCCGATTCCCGATCCCCTTCAGATTCCGCCGCTGGACCGCTCCCAGTTCCCGTCGTGGCAGCAGGATTTCGGGCAAGGCCGGGCGATGGTCGTACGCGATGTCACGGCCGCGTTCCCGGCGGGCGCGCGCGAGCGCCGCTTCCTCGAAGCGCACGGCGTGCGCTCGGGCGTGGCGGTGCCTTTGGTTGGAAGCGGCAGCTCGATCGGTTTCGCAACCTTCGGCACCGCACGCGTCACCGACTGGGCTGAGACGACGGTCGCCCTTCTGAGCGTGATCGGCGAGATCTTCGCGGCCGCGATCATCCGCGGCCGCGCCGAGGAACGGCAGAGGCGGGTCCACGCCGAGCTCGAATCGCGCATCGTCGAGCGCACGCTCCAACTCGAGAGCGCCAATCGCGAGCTCGAGGCGTTCAGCTACGCCGTCTCCCACGACCTTCGCGCTCCGCTGCGCGGCGTCGACGGATTCAGCCGCATCCTGGTCGAAGATCACGCGCAGGGGCTGCCCGAGGACGCGCGCAACGTGTTGCACCGCATCCGCGCGACCAGCCAGCGCATGGGCGAGCTGATCGACGCTTTGCTCAAGCTGTCGCGCATCGCGCGCCTGGAGCCGCAGTTCGAGCGCACCGACCTCTCGGCAATCGCGCGCGAGCTTGCCGCGGCCCTGGCAGCCGCCGAGCCGGAGCGCTGCGTCGAATTCGAAATCGAAGACGGGCTGGTCGTCGAAGGAGAGCCGCGCCTGCTGCGTGCCCTGCTCGACAACCTGATGCGCAACGCGTGGAAGTTCACGTCGATGAGGCCTCGCGCGTGCATCGATGTCGGCAGCGAGCTCGTGGACGGCATTCGTACCTACTTCGTCCGCGACGACGGCGTCGGCTTCGATCCGTCCCAGGCCGAACGCATCTTCACGCCGTTCCAGCGCCTGCAGAACTCGCGCGAGTTCGACGGGCACGGAGTCGGGCTGGCCACCGTCAAGCGCATCGTCGGCCTGCACGGAGGATCGGTGTGGGGTATCGGCGAAAACGGAAACGGCGCGACGATCCGCTTCACGCTTTCCGGCCGCGCCTGA
- a CDS encoding molybdopterin-binding protein yields MVGFARVYDHLSASLVVIGNEILSGKVIDTNTPFLARELRGIGVALERVVVIPDELEQIATEVAVFSRRYDVVFTSGGVGPTHDDITMDGVAAAFGRPLVEHIELRRAIESFVGNRLNAAHLKMAQIPEGAELIVDDKLAFPTVVVENVYILPGIPELFQTKVLALRDRMRARPYFLRQILVCENETRIAEFLNATLLAFPELLLGSYPKLSDPDYRVRLTLESKDEAYVERALADLVERLPAGCVFRVES; encoded by the coding sequence ATGGTAGGCTTTGCCCGCGTGTACGACCATCTTTCCGCGTCGCTGGTAGTGATCGGCAACGAGATCCTCTCCGGCAAGGTCATCGACACCAACACGCCGTTCCTGGCGCGCGAGCTTCGAGGCATCGGCGTCGCGCTGGAGCGCGTCGTCGTCATCCCCGACGAGCTCGAGCAGATCGCGACCGAGGTTGCCGTCTTCTCGCGGCGCTATGACGTCGTCTTCACGTCCGGCGGAGTGGGACCTACGCACGACGACATCACGATGGACGGCGTCGCGGCGGCGTTCGGGCGTCCGCTCGTCGAGCACATCGAGCTTCGCCGCGCGATCGAGAGCTTCGTCGGCAATCGCCTCAATGCCGCGCACCTGAAGATGGCGCAGATTCCCGAAGGTGCCGAGCTGATCGTCGACGACAAGCTCGCGTTCCCGACCGTCGTCGTCGAGAACGTCTACATCCTCCCGGGCATTCCCGAGCTGTTCCAGACCAAGGTGCTCGCTCTTCGCGACCGCATGCGCGCGCGGCCGTACTTCCTGCGCCAGATCCTGGTGTGCGAAAACGAAACCCGCATTGCCGAGTTCCTCAACGCGACGCTGCTCGCGTTCCCGGAGCTGTTGCTCGGCTCGTACCCCAAGCTTTCGGATCCCGACTATCGCGTGCGGCTTACGCTGGAGAGCAAGGACGAGGCTTACGTGGAGCGGGCGCTCGCCGATCTGGTCGAACGGCTGCCGGCGGGCTGCGTCTTTCGCGTCGAGAGTTGA
- a CDS encoding zinc-binding dehydrogenase: MKACLFTANHEPMPVEELTLDAPSQPGEVHVKWVASGVCHSDLSIWEGKLPIPPGCILGHEGAGVVVSAVDSKSGLKAGDHVIGNFVPICGECFFCTNGQPFCCERGQTIGMSRFPFVRSDGSRMFGAVGGLATFAEEAIVHEAALVKVPSDFPLEQACLIGCGVTTGVGAALNAAQVTKGSTVAVIGCGGVGQSVIQGARIAGAARIIAIDLNEAKRASATKFGATHSCDPAVTDPVNFVQGMTEGRGADFAFEVVGHTALQRQALNMTRPGGRCVWVGVPSIMDETSVPGGMIPLQNKAIIGTMYGSADVRHDFVKYVNFAKKGDLDLAGMVSHRIKIGDINDAFTEMTKGDAIRSVVIHD; encoded by the coding sequence ATGAAAGCCTGTCTTTTCACTGCGAATCACGAACCGATGCCCGTCGAGGAGCTGACTCTTGATGCACCGTCCCAGCCGGGCGAGGTGCACGTGAAGTGGGTCGCCAGCGGGGTCTGTCACTCGGACCTCTCGATCTGGGAAGGCAAGCTTCCGATTCCGCCGGGATGCATCCTCGGCCACGAGGGCGCGGGCGTCGTCGTATCCGCCGTCGACAGCAAGAGCGGCCTGAAGGCCGGCGATCACGTGATCGGCAACTTCGTGCCGATCTGCGGCGAGTGTTTCTTCTGCACCAACGGCCAGCCGTTCTGCTGTGAGCGCGGCCAGACCATCGGCATGAGCCGATTCCCATTCGTGAGAAGCGACGGCAGCCGCATGTTCGGCGCAGTCGGCGGTCTTGCGACGTTTGCCGAAGAGGCCATCGTCCACGAGGCGGCGCTCGTCAAGGTACCGTCGGATTTCCCGCTCGAGCAGGCCTGCCTGATCGGCTGCGGCGTGACCACCGGCGTCGGCGCGGCGCTCAATGCGGCACAGGTTACCAAGGGCTCGACGGTCGCCGTCATTGGCTGCGGCGGAGTGGGGCAGTCGGTGATCCAGGGCGCGCGCATCGCGGGTGCGGCCCGCATCATCGCGATCGACCTCAACGAGGCCAAGCGCGCATCGGCCACGAAATTCGGCGCGACGCATTCGTGCGATCCGGCGGTCACCGATCCAGTCAACTTCGTGCAGGGCATGACCGAGGGACGCGGCGCCGACTTCGCGTTCGAAGTCGTCGGCCACACGGCCCTGCAGCGTCAGGCGCTCAACATGACGCGTCCCGGCGGCCGCTGCGTGTGGGTCGGCGTCCCGTCGATCATGGACGAGACGTCCGTTCCCGGCGGCATGATTCCGCTGCAGAACAAGGCGATCATCGGCACGATGTACGGCTCGGCCGACGTGCGCCACGACTTCGTCAAGTACGTCAACTTCGCAAAGAAGGGCGACCTCGACCTGGCCGGCATGGTGTCGCACAGGATCAAGATCGGCGACATCAACGACGCGTTCACGGAGATGACCAAGGGCGACGCGATCCGCAGCGTCGTGATCCACGACTGA
- the argJ gene encoding bifunctional glutamate N-acetyltransferase/amino-acid acetyltransferase ArgJ — protein sequence MKIEPAASPVSVRGFRFCGVHGGIKKKGRRDFALIVADRPCAAAAVFTQNRCAAAPVIVGREHAAGGQLQAVMINSGNANCATGEQGLKLARWSCEELASRLAIAPNLVLPCSTGVIGVPLDHRVMARAIAHGVDSLSKRGFGAAARAIMTSDAFPKWTECKVRVGDVEIHVAAMAKGAGMIEPHMATLLAFVLTDAKVSNEAARAMLAGGVARSFNRISVDGDTSTNDTCVLMASGEVAGTSIEGPQSPGYEVVAGAVAAVLEETARMVVRDGEGATKMVDVIVSGAASDAEADRVARRIANSPLVRCAMAGADPNWGRLVMALGNTDATFDLQALEVRVGNVALVRAGVVISEDALAAARRVMKADAYELAIRLGSGPGTATVITSDLATEYVQFNSAYTS from the coding sequence GTGAAGATCGAGCCTGCAGCTTCGCCGGTGAGCGTGCGCGGATTCCGCTTCTGCGGAGTCCACGGCGGCATCAAGAAGAAGGGACGCCGCGACTTCGCACTGATCGTCGCCGATCGCCCCTGCGCGGCTGCTGCCGTCTTCACGCAGAACCGCTGCGCGGCCGCGCCGGTGATCGTCGGACGCGAGCATGCCGCAGGCGGCCAGCTCCAGGCCGTGATGATCAACTCCGGCAACGCCAACTGCGCGACCGGCGAGCAGGGCCTCAAGCTCGCGCGCTGGAGCTGCGAAGAGCTTGCTTCGCGGCTGGCGATCGCGCCGAATCTCGTGCTGCCGTGCTCGACCGGAGTGATCGGCGTGCCGCTCGACCACCGGGTGATGGCGCGCGCGATCGCCCACGGCGTCGATTCGCTGAGCAAGCGCGGCTTCGGCGCTGCCGCGCGCGCGATCATGACGTCCGATGCGTTCCCGAAATGGACCGAGTGCAAGGTGCGCGTCGGCGACGTCGAGATCCACGTCGCGGCGATGGCCAAAGGCGCGGGCATGATCGAGCCGCACATGGCGACCTTGCTGGCCTTCGTGCTGACCGACGCGAAGGTCTCGAATGAAGCCGCGCGCGCGATGCTCGCCGGCGGCGTGGCGCGAAGCTTCAACCGCATCAGCGTCGACGGCGACACTTCCACCAACGACACCTGCGTGCTGATGGCCTCCGGCGAGGTTGCCGGGACGTCGATCGAAGGACCGCAGTCGCCGGGCTACGAAGTCGTGGCCGGTGCGGTCGCAGCGGTGCTCGAGGAGACCGCCCGCATGGTCGTGCGCGACGGCGAAGGGGCGACCAAGATGGTCGACGTCATCGTCAGCGGCGCGGCCAGCGATGCGGAGGCCGACCGCGTTGCGCGCCGCATCGCCAACTCGCCGCTGGTCCGCTGCGCGATGGCCGGCGCCGATCCGAACTGGGGCCGCCTCGTGATGGCGCTCGGCAACACCGATGCGACCTTCGACCTTCAGGCCCTCGAGGTGCGCGTCGGCAACGTCGCGCTCGTGCGCGCGGGCGTCGTGATCTCCGAGGATGCGCTCGCGGCCGCACGCCGCGTGATGAAGGCGGACGCTTACGAGCTGGCGATCCGGCTCGGCAGCGGGCCGGGCACGGCGACGGTGATCACGAGCGATCTTGCGACCGAATACGTGCAGTTCAACTCCGCGTACACGAGCTGA
- the yihA gene encoding ribosome biogenesis GTP-binding protein YihA/YsxC, whose amino-acid sequence MKISQAEFRAGAATIASLPPARHPEIAVSGRSNVGKSSLLNRMTGRKGLARTSRTPGCTRGLMFFDINDAMTLVDLPGYGYASRSQAERATWKKLVEHYLSTREELAGALVLADVRRGPEKEEQELAEYLESVGVPYAIVLTKTDKLKRSALASQTAAIRKMVAPAIVLQTSSETGAGMDEVWRWIRAAVESEPEVGGE is encoded by the coding sequence ATGAAAATTTCCCAGGCCGAATTCCGCGCCGGCGCGGCCACCATTGCCTCGCTGCCGCCGGCCCGGCACCCCGAGATCGCAGTGTCCGGCCGCTCCAATGTCGGCAAGTCGTCGCTGCTCAACCGCATGACCGGTCGCAAGGGGCTTGCGCGCACGAGCCGCACGCCGGGCTGCACCCGCGGCCTCATGTTCTTCGACATCAACGACGCGATGACGCTGGTCGACCTTCCCGGCTATGGTTACGCGAGCCGCTCCCAGGCCGAGCGCGCGACGTGGAAGAAGCTCGTCGAGCACTACCTCTCCACGCGCGAGGAGCTGGCGGGAGCGCTCGTGCTCGCAGACGTTCGGCGCGGTCCGGAAAAGGAAGAGCAGGAGCTGGCCGAATATCTCGAGTCGGTGGGCGTCCCGTACGCGATCGTGCTGACCAAGACCGACAAGCTCAAGCGCTCGGCGCTGGCGTCGCAGACCGCGGCGATCCGAAAGATGGTCGCGCCGGCGATCGTCCTGCAGACCTCGTCGGAAACCGGTGCCGGCATGGACGAGGTGTGGCGCTGGATCCGCGCCGCGGTCGAAAGCGAGCCCGAGGTCGGCGGCGAGTGA
- a CDS encoding SRPBCC family protein: MKNQARLFVVAAAVVAVAGISGCDQIAGYFRARSAAVKWDGPIEEIASADLTKDGKVFTIKMESRIDATPDKVWAAMKHPEMLSKNSDQYKKSDILKDEGNHKELEIHVMALDNLQQLTVSMDFDDATKTLHLKTLTSTIADIDGTYSLTPSPDGQKTLYVYNAKQTDKVALPISEDVQRSAIKESFVNQVRAIKKQIAAG; encoded by the coding sequence ATGAAAAACCAAGCACGTCTTTTCGTCGTCGCCGCAGCCGTGGTCGCGGTCGCAGGCATTTCCGGCTGCGACCAGATCGCCGGCTACTTCCGTGCCAGGAGCGCGGCCGTCAAGTGGGACGGGCCGATCGAGGAGATCGCCTCCGCGGACCTCACCAAGGACGGCAAGGTGTTCACGATCAAGATGGAGTCGCGCATCGATGCGACGCCCGACAAGGTGTGGGCGGCGATGAAGCATCCCGAGATGCTTTCGAAGAACAGCGACCAGTACAAGAAGAGCGACATCCTCAAGGACGAGGGCAACCACAAGGAGCTCGAGATCCACGTGATGGCGCTCGACAACCTTCAGCAGCTCACCGTCTCGATGGATTTCGACGATGCGACCAAGACGCTCCACCTGAAGACGCTGACGTCGACCATCGCCGACATCGACGGCACCTACTCGCTGACGCCTTCGCCCGACGGGCAGAAGACGCTGTATGTGTACAACGCGAAGCAGACCGACAAGGTCGCGCTGCCGATCTCCGAGGACGTGCAGCGCAGCGCGATCAAGGAAAGCTTCGTCAACCAGGTGCGCGCGATCAAGAAGCAGATCGCCGCGGGCTGA